In a genomic window of Amycolatopsis japonica:
- a CDS encoding erythromycin esterase family protein: MSQDIRDFVTPSCDLLALGEPTHATPVFAEIRNELFAQLVERGFRSIALETDRVAALAANDYVQDGTGTLDLAMSEGFSHAFGGVEANRRLIAWMREYNENRPPEERLTFHGFDTQTENTSAPSPRRYLEYARDFLGLDVDIAGPAGDDERWGREEAVLDAASSPGATADAYRLRAIAADLLTALRSRAPESDAWSRAEIHLMAGIDLLRYHRQCAEPLEPHERYMPLVAARDAFMARNLLDIRAAEAGRGRTLVFAHNLHLRRQASTMRVADTETSWFPAGALVAPLLGDRYTFVATSLGGSEDIALAEPEPDTYEGFLQKHVTTAWGLLPASDVPPASVRTDPTPRQGYFPLDQGMLNDADAILHVRR, encoded by the coding sequence ATGAGTCAAGACATCCGAGACTTCGTCACCCCCTCCTGCGACCTGCTGGCCCTGGGCGAACCGACGCACGCGACCCCGGTCTTCGCGGAGATCCGCAACGAACTGTTCGCCCAGCTCGTCGAGCGCGGCTTCCGCTCGATCGCCCTCGAAACCGATCGCGTGGCCGCCCTGGCCGCGAACGACTACGTCCAAGACGGCACCGGAACCCTCGACCTCGCGATGAGCGAAGGCTTCTCACACGCCTTCGGTGGCGTTGAGGCGAACAGGCGACTGATCGCGTGGATGCGCGAGTACAACGAAAACCGGCCTCCCGAGGAGCGCCTCACATTCCACGGTTTCGACACCCAGACCGAGAACACGTCCGCGCCCAGCCCACGGCGATACCTCGAGTACGCCCGCGACTTCCTCGGGCTGGACGTGGACATCGCCGGTCCGGCGGGCGACGACGAACGGTGGGGCCGCGAGGAAGCCGTCTTGGACGCGGCTTCCTCGCCCGGAGCCACGGCCGACGCCTACCGCCTCCGTGCGATCGCGGCCGATCTGCTCACCGCGCTTCGCTCCAGGGCGCCCGAATCGGACGCGTGGTCGCGCGCGGAGATCCATCTCATGGCGGGGATCGATCTGCTGCGTTACCACCGGCAATGCGCCGAGCCTCTCGAACCGCACGAGCGCTACATGCCCCTCGTCGCGGCCAGGGACGCCTTCATGGCGCGGAACCTGCTGGACATCCGCGCCGCCGAAGCGGGTCGCGGCCGGACGCTGGTCTTCGCCCACAACCTCCACCTGCGGCGACAGGCGAGCACGATGCGGGTCGCCGACACCGAGACCAGCTGGTTCCCCGCCGGCGCGCTGGTGGCGCCGCTGCTCGGCGACCGCTACACGTTCGTCGCGACCAGCCTCGGCGGAAGCGAGGACATCGCGCTCGCGGAGCCGGAGCCCGACACCTACGAGGGGTTCCTGCAGAAGCACGTCACCACGGCTTGGGGGCTGCTCCCCGCCTCCGACGTCCCGCCCGCGAGCGTCCGGACCGATCCCACCCCGCGGCAGGGTTACTTCCCGCTCGACCAAGGGATGCTGAACGACGCGGACGCGATCCTGCACGTCCGCCGCTAG
- a CDS encoding helix-turn-helix domain-containing protein has protein sequence MVEKDSTARTRELGHRMKAFRQRRHFSGADVSRRNGWLQSKVTRWEQGLRELSVVDAALYLATCGEAEPERDLLLELTEPGGDLYWVRPYFDELVDPMKSLEIQENLAHTLVRYESLTLPGLLQTEPYARTAFELIGNRDQAQLDQVVNARLERQRLLRRDRPPRCRFFVHERALRSVVGGPRIMHEQLLHLVLSANLPYCSIRIVPESDEVGRVLENSFTIMEFTEHPAVVYTDSYAAGVFIDDRVAVEAYYSLVARLESDTLTEERSRQMLAEWADRYDRMEE, from the coding sequence ATGGTTGAGAAGGATTCGACGGCGCGGACCCGGGAACTGGGCCACCGCATGAAGGCGTTCCGGCAGCGCAGGCACTTCAGCGGAGCCGACGTCAGCCGCCGTAACGGCTGGTTGCAGAGCAAGGTCACGAGGTGGGAACAAGGGCTGCGCGAGCTGTCCGTGGTGGACGCGGCGCTGTATCTCGCGACCTGCGGCGAGGCGGAGCCCGAACGCGATCTGCTGCTGGAACTGACCGAGCCCGGCGGCGACCTGTACTGGGTCCGGCCGTACTTCGACGAGCTCGTCGACCCGATGAAATCCCTGGAGATCCAAGAAAACCTCGCGCATACGCTGGTGCGCTACGAGTCGTTGACGCTCCCCGGCCTGCTGCAGACCGAACCGTACGCCCGCACCGCCTTCGAACTGATCGGCAACCGCGACCAGGCCCAGCTGGACCAGGTCGTCAACGCCCGGCTGGAACGGCAGCGGTTGCTGCGGCGGGATCGTCCGCCGCGCTGCCGGTTCTTCGTGCACGAACGTGCCTTGCGGTCGGTCGTCGGCGGTCCCCGGATCATGCACGAACAACTGCTCCACCTCGTCCTGTCGGCGAACCTGCCCTATTGCTCCATTCGCATCGTCCCCGAAAGCGACGAAGTGGGCAGGGTGCTCGAGAATTCCTTCACCATCATGGAATTCACCGAACATCCGGCGGTGGTGTACACGGATTCCTATGCGGCCGGAGTGTTCATCGACGACAGGGTGGCGGTCGAGGCCTATTATTCGCTCGTCGCGAGGTTGGAAAGCGATACCCTGACCGAGGAAAGATCACGGCAAATGCTCGCCGAATGGGCGGACCGGTACGACCGGATGGAGGAATGA